The genomic DNA CCGGGCCAAGTACTTGTCGGAGAAGTACTCGGTGCTGGTGACCTCGGTCGCCGATGCCGCCGATAACGCCGCCTACGTGGTGATCGCGGTCAAGCCCACTGACGTCGCGAATGTGATCGACGAGATCGCCGACGCGGCAGCGCGTGCCGATTCCGACACCGCCGAGCAGGTGTTCGTCAGCATCGCGGCCGGCGTCAGCACGTCGTACTACGAGAACAAGCTGCCGGCCGGGTCTCCGGTCATCCGCGTCATGCCCAACTCCCCGATCGTGGTCGGCGGCGGGGTGAGCGCTTTGGCAGCGGGCCGGTTCGCGACTGCCGAGCAGCTCAAGCAGGTCTCGTCGATCTTCGATGCGGTCGGCGGCGTGCTCACCGTGAGTGAGTCGCAGCTGGACGCCGTGACCGCGGTGTCCGGGTCGGGGCCGGCGTACTTCTTCCTGATGGTCG from Mycobacterium sp. DL440 includes the following:
- the proC gene encoding pyrroline-5-carboxylate reductase, coding for MSRIAIIGGGSMGEALLSGLLRAGRQVKDMVVAEKYPDRAKYLSEKYSVLVTSVADAADNAAYVVIAVKPTDVANVIDEIADAAARADSDTAEQVFVSIAAGVSTSYYENKLPAGSPVIRVMPNSPIVVGGGVSALAAGRFATAEQLKQVSSIFDAVGGVLTVSESQLDAVTAVSGSGPAYFFLMVEALVDAGVESGLSRAVATDLAVQTMAGSAAMLLERLDEVNAAGGAALDTTPARLRAMVTSPAGTTAAGLRELERGGLRGAVSNAVLAAKTRSEQLGITSE